Proteins from a genomic interval of Polyodon spathula isolate WHYD16114869_AA chromosome 1, ASM1765450v1, whole genome shotgun sequence:
- the LOC121315403 gene encoding protein-lysine 6-oxidase-like — protein sequence MKTLFLNAVIYRCILFCYLTCILQVVYCQQQQLHTKQGNAPSTAGFRQKIQWQSNGRVFSLLSHGSEYQPPRRREPNANLPPPNPIIILSNTNHTAGTEHSRTSNNARRRNHSGTRLGAAYWFQAGFNGTGQGNDGETNPPPLSNLRLEDRMVGDDPYNPYKSSDDNPNYNYYDTYERPRPRQRPGYGTGYHQYGLPDLVPDPYYIQASTYIQKMSMYNLRCAAEENCLSSSAYSVRDYDTRVLLRFPQRVKNQGTADFMPSRPRYAWEWHSCHQHYHSMDEFSHYDFLEANSQRRVAEGHKASFCLEDSSCDYGYRRRYACTSHTQGLSPGCYDTYNADIDCQWIDITDVKPGNYILKVSVNPSYQVPESDYSNNVVRCDIRYTGHYAYTSGCRLSAY from the exons ATGAAGACACTCTTTTTAAACGCAGTCATTTATAGATGCATCCTCTTTTGTTATTTGACTTGCATTTTACAAGTTGTTTATTGCCAACAACAACAGCTCCACACCAAGCAAGGAAATGCCCCGTCGACAGCAGGGTTTAGGCAGAAAATTCAGTGGCAGAGTAACGGTAGGGTCTTCAGTTTGCTAAGCCATGGATCCGAATACCAGCCACCGAGAAGGAGAGAACCCAACGCCAATCTTCCACCTCCAAACCCTATTATCATACTAAGTAACACTAACCACACAGCGGGCACCGAGCACTCGAGAACCTCAAACAATGCACGCAGACGAAATCATTCTGGCACAAGACTAGGGGCAGCATACTGGTTCCAGGCTGGTTTCAATGGTACTGGACAGGGCAATGATGGAGAGACGAACCCCCCGCCACTAAGCAATCTAAGGCTAGAGGACAGAATGGTTGGGGATGATCCCTACAACCCTTACAAATCTTCAGATGACAATCCTAACTATAATTACTACGATACATATGAAAGACCACGACCAAGACAAAGACCAGGATATGGGACAGGGTATCACCAGTATG GTCTCCCAGATTTGGTGCCAGACCCCTACTATATACAAGCCTCTACATATATACAGAAAATGTCAATGTACAACCTGAGATGTGCTGCAGAGGAAAATTGCCTTTCAAG TTCAGCTTACTCGGTAAGAGACTATGATACTCGGGTGCTGTTGAGGTTTCCCCAGAGAGTGAAGAACCAAGGAACAGCAGACTTCATGCCAAGTAGACCACGCTATGCATGGGAATGGCACAGCTGTCACCA ACATTACCACAGTATGGATGAATTCAGCCACTATGACTTCTTGGAAGCCAATTCACAGAGAAGAGTAGCTGAAGGACATAAAGCAAGTTTTTGCCTTGAAGACAGCTCATGTGACTATGGCTACCGTAGACGCTATGCTTGCACATCTCATACACAG GGTTTGAGTCCAGGATGTTATGACACCTACAATGCTGACATTGACTGCCAATGGATTGATATCACAGATGTAAAGCCTGGCAACTATATACTTAAG gttagcGTGAATCCCAGCTACCAGGTACCAGAATCTGATTATTCAAATAACGTTGTACGATGTGACATTCGCTACACAGGTCATTATGCATATACATCAGGATGCAGACTTTCAGC GTACTAA
- the LOC121316765 gene encoding LOW QUALITY PROTEIN: zinc finger protein 474-like (The sequence of the model RefSeq protein was modified relative to this genomic sequence to represent the inferred CDS: deleted 1 base in 1 codon), with translation MQPAIVRRPGTVVCYICGWEFGSKSINIHEPQCLKKMHIENNQLPKSLQRTERKKPSVSVATATGFYDLEAQCQASWQNAQVQLMPCDICGQTFLPDRLTVHQRSCKPRK, from the exons ATGCAA ccagcaATAGTGAGGCGGCCAGGAACTGTTGTTTGCTACATTTGTGGATGGGAATTTGGATCCAAGTCTATTAATATCCATGAACCACAGtgtttgaaaaaaatg cacattgaaAATAACCAGTTGCCAAAGAGTCTCCAAAGAACAGAACGTAAAAAGCCTTCAGTGAGTGTGGCCACAG cTACAGGCTTCTATGATCTTGAGGCACAATGCCAAGCATCCTGGCAAAACGCCCAGGTCCAGTTGATGCCTTGTGATATCTGTGGGCAGACTTTCCTGCCAGACAGACTGACTGTCCACCAGCGATCTTGTAAACCTCGAAAATAA